A genomic stretch from Aedes albopictus strain Foshan chromosome 2, AalbF5, whole genome shotgun sequence includes:
- the LOC134286681 gene encoding uncharacterized protein LOC134286681 translates to MDPSDSHCIMCNRPNNADNLVQCDRCDGYVHYSCADVGDSIADPDRSFTCKRCVESDEVVTVSSHRTSRSSRRTSHSGSSSARVALRLQQLEKEKQNRLRDLEDAEKFQRLRRQVEEDFEKQQFAILDAQLQDEDEDRSFKSRVSSRQIRESTKKWVGASSQTDGANSQVATTSAQIVSTSLDGTLRTPADESEDQITLAAIPEEALQPASAEGDREAEPNKTTSVVSVLEEQQTVRSTEFTVAAQVPTSHQGSGADTSAGTIPSSRRHTGVLTTGELESEERVQQKARAAYTKTNAGLNTMGRIPSLKSAQFCESKPAAKHPFSDQNQMRVPKSSVFVPGHGSEVNRSFVPPVEQQQYSVPDRQEVQPPSGREQCTVTSARDQFVNQPPPGYENFARKPTAATWNPAWPSVPHLGTIGYHSSIPFHSTYGQPDYALNSTEYLTSTGYQQGALPSTSRLEPLPGHQTYPEPTTRPNHQHRTDQREQWQNSSQSQPRRVRGPTAEQLAARQVIPKELPVFAGDPQDWPLFLSSFNNSTEACGYNDAENLARLQQCLRGHALESVRSRLLIPESVPYVLATLERLYGRPEVIIHSLLKRMREIPSPRGDDLKTLIKFGMGVGNMVEHMILAQQHQHISNPMLLQELVDRLPPTLKLQWASFKRHYHTVNLATFNDFMKDLVTMASDVTLLTGIGQQPAEKQEKPKRERASKEKLFVHQSSSNTSGSSGTESSNPTVKPCVHCSKTDHRVAECPDFKRLSVDERWKVLRQKGLCRICLIPHRSWPCRSKQECGVGDCRMRHHALLHLAKVQTGTVPTSTPTERNIVHQNHHSVTSCALMRYLPVTLHYNGNSVEVFAFLDDGSSSTMMEAEVAKQLGAAGPAEPLCLGWTGDITRIEKDSQHVNVAISGHNIANMFPLKARTVGQLKLPNQTVDYEELCLGHPYLRKLPLSSYTSAVPRLIIGVDNAKLISTLKSRESRNGELVAVKTRLGWSLFGKHTVGSSPVEYVHTHQELHGADTDLHNLFRQFMAVDEASVNQSPLSDQDKRALEILQKTTRRIDGRLETGLLWRNDEPSLPNSYSMAVRRAEALERKLAKDEQLREKVKQLIQEYVAKGYAHRITAAELESSEPGRVWYLPLGVVRNPRKPEKVRLIWDAAARSEGVSFNDLMLKGPDLLTALPSVLLRFRQKSVAFSGDIKEMFHQFRIRQEDRQAQRFLFREHPEEPPQIFVMDVATFGAACSPCIAQYLKNRNAEDYKPQYPEAARAIVENHYVDDFLDSVDTVEEAVELIEDVKHVHAMAGMEIRNFASNSPAVLERIGEVSEAEQKLVKLESIVERVLGMVWKPEEDIFTFELDLKEEVRNIVLNNTTPTKRQVLRTIMSLFDPLGLVAHFIVHGKLIMQRIWREGLDWDEAISGEILEDWRRWSGLLLKINEVGVPRCFFSGNRSVCNGAEIHMFVDASENAYACVAYLRSSDNGIPRCTLIAAKTKVAPLKPLSIPRLELQAALIGSRLLDTICKALTIPISARYLWTDSTTVLAWLRSETRRYHQFVGFRVGEILTTTTIGEWRKVQSKLNVADQATKWKDGPSFNPEDWWYSGPSFLSDTTEKWTEHTSEDFVTTEDMRSAFLHHRKLHPPFIAAVERFSKWTRLVRATAYVIRAVKRFLSLKVNGPLVQEELQSAETLLWRQVQREAYSEEYSTLLYNKEHPREEPRKLERSSALFNMSPMLDSNGVLRMNSRITAAPVVSTDLKYPIFLPKEHRVTELLVESYHIRFLHGNKETVFNELRQRFQIPKLRSVVSKVAKQCQYCRVRKATPQEPMMAPLPEIRLTSFIRPFTHIGVDYFGPVFVKQGRSTVKRWIALFTCLSIRAVHLEVVHSLSTQSCVMAIRRFVARRGSPATFCSDNGTNFVGANNLLREQLRAIGECCATTFTNSDTRWLFNPPLAPHMGGSWERLVRSVKAAVSAIADHPRHPSDEVLETIALEAESIVNSRPLTYVPLDHVNQEALSPNHFLLYGTQGINQPSRDMEKEQAPLRDSWKLSKYLVDTFWTRWVREYLPTLTRRTKWFQPVRPLKPGDLVVVVEEGKRNGWVRGRVVEVLSGKDGQVRRAVVQTARGLVNRPATKLALLEVKGVPKDEPEVPESGVPELHGREDVGEPLCSFSNSKE, encoded by the exons ATGGATCCATCGGACAGCCACTGTATAATGTGCAACAGACCGAACAACGCCGATAATCTGGTCCAGTGTGACCGCTGTGACGGGTACGTACACTATTCGTGCGCGGACGTGGGAGACTCGATTGCCGATCCCGATCGGAGTTTCACCTGCAAGAGGTGCGTCGAGAGCGATGAAGTCGTCACTGTTTCATCCCACCGCACGAGCCGCAGCTCCCGGCGAACGTCACATAGTGGTAGCAGCTCAGCACGGGTGGCACTGCGGCTGCAACAGCTTGAGAAGGAGAAGCAAAACCGTCTCCGGGATCTCGAAGATGCTGAGAAGTTCCAGCGACTGCGGCGTCAGGTCGAGGAGGACTTCGAGAAACAACAGTTTGCCATCCTTGACGCACAACTGCAGGATGAGGATGAGGATCGTAGCTTCAAGAGCAGAGTGAGTTCCAGGCAAATCCGCGAGAGTACCAAGAAGTGGGTCGGTGCATCGAGTCAGACAGATGGAGCAAATAGTCAAGTAGCTACCACGTCGGCTCAAATCGTATCCACAAGCCTAGATGGAACCCTGCGTACTCCAGCAGATGAATCCGAAGACCAGATCACGTTAGCAGCTATTCCCGAAGAAGCACTCCAACCCGCATCGGCCGAAGGCGACCGAGAAGCTGAACCCAACAAGACGACCAGCGTCGTCAGCGTTCTTGAAGAGCAGCAAACCGTTCGTTCCACGGAGTTCACAGTAGCGGCCCAAGTACCTACGTCCCACCAAGGCTCGGGGGCAGACACGTCGGCCGGAACTATTCCGTCATCCCGCAGGCATACTGGAGTGCTTACTACCGGTGAACTGGAGTCCGAAGAACGGGTACAGCAGAAGGCAAGAGCAGCCTATACGAAAACCAATGCAG GGTTGAACACAATGGGTCGAATACCGTCGTTGAAATCCGCGCAGTTTTGCGAATCAAAACCAGCCGCGAAGCACCCGTTTTCCGATCAGAATCAGATGCGCGTTCCGAAATCGTCCGTCTTTGTGCCCGGTCACGGTAGTGAAGTGAATCGTTCATTTGTGCCTCCGGTGGAACAGCAGCAATACAGTGTGCCCGATCGTCAAGAGGTACAACCACCGTCCGGTCGTGAACAGTGTACAGTGACAAGTGCTAGAGACCAATTTGTGAATCAGCCTCCCCCCGGATACGAGAACTTTGCGAGGAAACCAACGGCAGCAACATGGAACCCGGCGTGGCCATCGGTTCCGCATCTTGGAACCATCGGATATCATTCATCGATCCCTTTCCATTCAACGTACGGCCAACCGGATTATGCTCTGAATTCCACAGAGTATTTGACGTCTACAGGCTATCAGCAAGGGGCTCTTCCGAGCACGTCTAGGTTGGAACCACTGCCGGGACATCAGACATACCCGGAACCAACGACACGACCAAATCATCAGCACCGGACGGATCAGCGTGAGCAATGGCAGAACTCGAGCCAATCGCAACCTCGTCGAGTGCGAGGACCCACAGCAGAACAACTGGCCGCTCGCCAAGTCATTCCAAAAGAGCTGCCCGTGTTTGCTGGAGATCCACAGGACTGGCCGCTTTTCCTGAGTTCCTTCAACAACTCGACAGAGGCTTGCGGCTATAACGACGCTGAGAACCTGGCGAGACTCCAACAATGTTTACGTGGACATGCGTTGGAAAGCGTGAGAAGTCGATTGCTGATTCCGGAGTCAGTTCCCTACGTGCTGGCAACCCTGGAGCGATTGTATGGCAGACCGGAAGTGATTATCCATTCCCTTCTGAAGCGGATGCGCGAAATACCCTCACCCAGGGGTGATGACCTGAAAACCCTGATCAAGTTCGGAATGGGCGTGGGGAACATGGTGGAACACATGATACTAGCCCAACAACATCAGCATATTAGCAACCCAATGTTGCTGCAAGAGCTGGTAGACAGACTTCCGCCGACTCTGAAACTACAGTGGGCTTCCTTTAAGCGTCACTACCACACAGTGAATTTGGCGACCTTCAACGACTTCATGAAGGACCTTGTTACGATGGCCAGCGACGTGACTCTCCTGACTGGTATAGGACAACAGCCGGCGGAGAAGCAGGAGAAGCCGAAACGAGAAAGAGCTTCGAAGGAGAAGCTGTTCGTCCATCAATCTTCATCAAATACATCGGGGTCGTCTGGGACTGAATCAAGTAACCCCACCGTCAAGCCCTGCGTGCACTGCTCCAAGACAGACCATCGTGTTGCTGAGTGTCCAGATTTCAAGCGACTGAGTGTAGACGAAAGATGGAAGGTTTTGCGACAAAAAGGGCTGTGTAGAATATGCTTGATCCCTCATCGTTCATGGCCTTGTCGTTCAAAACAAGAATGTGGAGTTGGAGACTGCCGCATGCGTCACCACGCTTTACTACACCTGGCCAAGGTGCAGACTGGAACAGTTCCAACATCAACGCCGACGGAAAGAAACATCGTCCATCAAAACCACCATTCCGTTACCTCTTGTGCTTTGATGCGTTACCTTCCCGTGACGCTGCACTACAACGGAAACAGCGTAGAGGTCTTCGCGTTCTTGGATGATGGATCTTCATCGACGATGATGGAAGCAGAGGTAGCCAAACAACTGGGTGCAGCGGGACCGGCTGAGCCGTTGTGTCTGGGCTGGACTGGAGATAttacgaggatcgagaaagatTCCCAGCACGTCAATGTCGCTATTTCCGGGCACAACATAGCAAACATGTTCCCACTGAAGGCAAGGACGGTTGGCCAACTAAAACTGCCAAACCAAACGGTGGATTACGAGGAACTTTGTCTGGGTCACCCGTACCTCAGAAAGCTTCCTTTGTCAAGTTACACCAGTGCTGTTCCTCGTCTCATCATCGGTGTAGATAACGCTAAGCTGATCAGTACACTGAAAAGTCGAGAGAGTAGAAACGGAGAGCTGGTCGCGGTCAAAACGCGGCTCGGATGGAGCCTCTTCGGAAAACATACCGTCGGTAGTAGTCCAGTAGAGTACGTGCACACGCACCAAGAGTTACACGGCGCAGACACGGATTTACACAATCTGTTCAGGCAGTTTATGGCGGTCGATGAAGCGAGCGTCAACCAGAGCCCACTATCGGACCAAGACAAGAGAGCGTTGGAGATATTACAGAAAACTACCCGAAGGATCGACGGTAGGCTGGAAACTGGCCTGTTGTGGCGAAACGATGAACCTTCCCTTCCGAATAGCTACAGTATGGCAGTCCGTAGAGCGGAAGCTCTGGAGCGTAAGCTGGCGAAAGATGAGCAGCTACGAGAGAAAGTCAAGCAACTGATTCAGGAGTATGTGGCCAAAGGATACGCTCATCGAATTACCGCTGCCGAGTTGGAATCGTCAGAACCGGGCCGGGTATGGTACTTGCCACTGGGGGTGGTGAGAAATCCACGCAAACCGGAAAAAGTCCGTCTTATTTGGGACGCTGCAGCCCGATCAGAAGGTGTTTCGTTCAACGACCTGATGCTGAAAGGGCCGGATCTGTTAACAGCGCTACCATCTGTTCTGCTGCGTTTTCGCCAAAAAAGCGTAGCCTTTAGCGGAGACATAAAAGAAATGTTTCACCAATTCCGGATTCGGCAAGAGGACAGACAGGCACAACGATTTCTCTTCCGGGAGCACCCTGAAGAACCTCCACAGATCTTCGTGATGGATGTCGCCACGTTTGGCGCTGCGTGCTCACCTTGCATCGCTCAGTACCTGAAAAATAGGAACGCAGAGGACTACAAACCGCAATATCCTGAGGCAGCCCGTGCCATCGTCGAAAACCACTACGTGGATGATTTTTTGGATAGTGTTGATACGGTCGAAGAAGCAGTGGAGCTTATCGAAGATGTGAAACACGTTCACGCCATGGCTGGAATGGAGATCCGGAATTTCGCATCAAATTCACCTGCAGTTCTCGAGCGCATCGGAGAAGTCAGCGAAGCTGAACAAAAGCTAGTCAAATTGGAGTCGATCGTCGAAAGAGTTTTGGGAATGGTGTGGAAACCGGAGGAGGATATCTTCACGTTCGAGTTGGACCTGAAAGAAGAAGTACGGAACATTGTGCTGAACAACACGACGCCTACGAAGCGCCAAGTCTTACGGACCATAATGTCTCTTTTTGATCCGTTGGGTTTGGTAGCGCATTTCATAGTGCACGGCAAGTTAATCATGCAGCGCATCTGGAGAGAAGGCTTAGACTGGGACGAAGCGATTAGTGGCGAAATACTAGAAGACTGGCGTAGATGGAGCGGACTGCTGCTGAAGATCAACGAAGTTGGCGTGCCAAGGTGTTTCTTCTCCGGTAATAGATCAGTATGCAATGGCGCCGAGATCCATATGTTTGTGGATGCCAGCGAAAATGCATACGCTTGCGTTGCGTACCTGCGAAGTTCCGATAACGGGATCCCACGATGTACGCTGATAGCGGCGAAGACGAAAGTAGCGCCGCTGAAACCGTTATCCATTCCACGGTTGGAATTGCAAGCGGCTCTTATCGGGAGCCGTTTACTGGACACCATATGCAAGGCTCTAACAATCCCTATCTCGGCACGATATCTCTGGACAGACTCTACAACGGTCTTGGCGTGGCTGAGGTCTGAAACACGGCGTTACCATCAGTTCGTCGGATTTCGAGTTGGAGAGATTTTAACTACGACCACCATCGGCGAGTGGAGGAAGGTTCAGTCAAAACTGAATGTTGCTGATCAGGCAACGAAGTGGAAGGACGGACCAAGCTTCAACCCAGAAGATTGGTGGTACTCCGGCCCAAGTTTTCTATCCGACACGACGGAAAAATGGACTGAACATACATCGGAGGATTTCGTAACAACGGAAGACATGCGATCAGCGTTCTTGCACCATCGAAAGCTGCATCCACCGTTCATCGCAGCTGTCGAGAGGTTTTCCAAATGGACAAGATTAGTACGAGCTACAGCCTACGTTATCAGAGCGGTCAAACGGTTCCTTAGCCTGAAGGTGAACGGACCGTTGGTGCAGGAAGAACTGCAGAGTGCGGAAACACTGCTGTGGAGGCAAGTGCAAAGGGAAGCATACTCGGAGGAATACTCTACGCTTCTGTACAACAAAGAACACCCTCGTGAAGAACCTCGGAAGTTGGAGAGATCGAGCGCCCTGTTCAACATGTCACCGATGCTGGACAGCAATGGAGTGCTGCGGATGAACAGTCGCATAACTGCAGCCCCTGTTGTATCCACGGACCTGAAATACCCTATCTTTCTCCCGAAGGAACATCGGGTAACGGAACTGCTTGTGGAAAGCTACCACATTCGTTTCCTACACGGAAACAAGGAGACGGTATTTAATGAATTGCGGCAACGTTTCCAGATACCAAAACTCCGTTCGGTTGTATCGAAGGTAGCCAAACAATGTCAGTATTGCCGTGTGCGGAAGGCGACTCCCCAAGAGCCAATGATGGCACCATTACCCGAAATTCGGCTAACATCGTTCATCCGACCGTTCACTCATATCGGAGTGGACTATTTTGGGCCTGTTTTCGTGAAGCAAGGACGTAGCACGGTTAAACGATGGATCGCTCTTTTCACGTGCCTGTCCATCAGGGCCGTGCACCTCGAGGTGGTCCACAGCTTATCGACGCAGTCGTGTGTCATGGCCATCCGTCGATTCGTTGCGCGCAGAGGGTCTCCCGCAACTTTCTGTTCCGACAACGGAACCAATTTTGTGGGCGCGAACAACCTGCTTCGGGAACAACTTCGTGCGATCGGAGAGTGCTGTGCAACAACCTTTACGAACTCTGACACACGATGGCTTTTCAACCCCCCACTCGCCCCCCACATGGGAGGATCATGGGAGCGTTTGGTGAGGTCAGTGAAGGCGGCAGTGTCGGCAATTGCAGATCATCCTCGCCACCCCAGTGACGAAGTCCTGGAGACAATAGCTCTGGAGGCAGAGTCCATCGTGAATTCCAGACCACTGACTTACGTCCCGCTGGATCATGTGAACCAGGAAGCACTGTCGCCCAATCATTTCCTGCTATACGGAACGCAAGGCATCAATCAACCAAGTCGGGATATGGAGAAGGAGCAGGCACCACTAAGAGACAGCTGGAAGTTGTCGAAGTATCTCGTCGATACTTTCTGGACTCGCTGGGTCCGCGAATATCTTCCCACGTTGACACGACGTACCAAGTGGTTCCAGCCAGTGAGGCCACTGAAACCAGGGGATCTGGTTGTCGTAGTAGAAGAAGGAAAGCGGAACGGATGGGTTCGTGGAAGAGTGGTAGAAGTTCTATCAGGGAAGGATGGCCAGGTGCGCAGAGCAGTTGTGCAAACAGCACGAGGACTGGTCAACCGGCCAGCAACGAAGTTGGCGTTACTGGAGGTAAAAGGGGTGCCGAAAGACGAGCCAGAAGTACCGGAGTCTGGCGTACCGGAACTACACGGGCGGGAGGATGTTGGCGAACCACTGTGCAGTTTTTCGAACTCGAAGGAGTGA